A genomic stretch from Leptotrichia sp. HSP-536 includes:
- a CDS encoding autotransporter domain-containing protein → MNNFKKKTLTILALLLVVACGGGAKSGNPTSNTTPVASKTEDAKDPDEDLKGGISWNEPGFKYSSKNPHNKTSAVTQTGSGVTIGILDTGFKTTDSDLQGIMASEFGTRLSYTTAYGVETNDRNHGINVSQVAGGATLGTAKGVKIIGMDIVKESTNSNGEKKFHPNSSLEAYKFLFDRGIRIFNQSFGIDDEVTTFNQNQAKYQINNSNTENILGFYKDAINNGALFVWAAGNDKTQKNPSLEGGLPYVFNELEKGWINVVGLTNSNDKTGSTKWNELERLNGAGVAKNWTVTAVSEITIQTKFKDKKGIYNINGSSFAAPIVTGTAALIKEKYPFMTGDLLRQTILSTATDIGTPGVDEDYGWGLLNIEKALKGPALFDKRLALGDKVYINLDGGTYAFDNDISGDAGLALSGIGTLTLNGNATYTGETTVGSNVRLKTKNLVSPRTLSISKNAVVEVSDSNINNIQNEGTFINNGNSVANTVAMSADSQMYSDINANLKVKNAEINGTVTITNNNGEYLTKNGKNIDIITGNVTGNADIKTSSELLDAKSEVSSVGVQATVSRKDVMEYAISKNSTEQQVNTAEQIETTLTHLDSLAENGTASKETLSNGAQLQLLTSATLDTMSGQIYASAQALTFEQSEVVNKDLSNRMSDLARSLENDKKFGFWTSGIFSKGKIEKDGFAKGKTNVKGGQVGFDMKLNENGIVGISADYSKGKVKFDRYNGKSKADSTGISVYGRQNLGNSYIAGRLGFGYADTDVERDIIANSNIFEHSKVNHKDKSISGYFEGGYDIKNKNSDFVFTPYAALGADNVTRGKFSEENTKFGMKADKKSYNLPYATVGGRIAKTFGKIDVTGYAGYTHGLNKKDLEFAASYNFSPEAKFTVKGINYSRNKINAGIGVNAKVKEGINWYSNYDFKHSADKSKANNHMVTTGVRFEF, encoded by the coding sequence ATGAATAATTTTAAGAAAAAAACTTTAACAATACTGGCACTTTTGCTTGTGGTTGCTTGTGGTGGAGGAGCAAAAAGTGGAAATCCAACATCTAATACTACTCCTGTGGCCTCAAAAACGGAAGATGCAAAAGATCCAGATGAAGATTTAAAAGGAGGAATATCGTGGAATGAACCTGGCTTTAAATATAGCAGTAAAAATCCACATAATAAAACATCTGCAGTTACACAGACAGGCTCAGGTGTAACTATTGGAATCTTGGATACGGGATTTAAAACAACTGACAGTGATTTACAGGGTATAATGGCTTCAGAATTTGGAACACGACTTTCTTATACTACAGCTTACGGAGTAGAAACAAATGATCGGAATCACGGTATTAACGTTTCACAGGTTGCTGGAGGTGCAACATTAGGAACAGCTAAAGGTGTAAAAATTATAGGAATGGACATAGTAAAAGAAAGCACAAATAGTAATGGGGAGAAAAAATTTCATCCGAATTCAAGTCTTGAGGCATATAAATTTTTATTTGATAGAGGGATAAGGATTTTTAATCAGTCTTTTGGTATAGATGATGAGGTAACAACTTTCAATCAAAATCAAGCTAAATATCAAATAAATAATTCCAATACAGAGAATATTCTAGGATTTTATAAAGATGCTATAAATAATGGAGCTTTATTCGTATGGGCTGCTGGAAATGACAAGACTCAAAAAAATCCTTCTCTTGAAGGTGGACTTCCTTATGTCTTTAATGAATTAGAAAAAGGTTGGATTAATGTTGTAGGATTGACAAACAGTAATGACAAGACAGGAAGTACCAAATGGAATGAACTGGAAAGGTTAAATGGTGCAGGAGTGGCTAAAAACTGGACAGTAACAGCTGTTTCAGAAATAACAATTCAAACTAAATTTAAAGACAAAAAAGGAATTTACAATATAAATGGATCTTCATTTGCAGCACCTATAGTAACTGGAACAGCAGCTTTAATTAAAGAAAAATATCCTTTTATGACAGGAGATTTATTAAGACAGACTATTCTTTCAACTGCAACAGATATTGGAACTCCTGGAGTTGATGAAGATTACGGATGGGGACTTTTAAATATCGAAAAGGCTTTAAAAGGACCTGCGTTATTTGATAAAAGACTAGCACTTGGAGACAAAGTTTATATTAATTTGGATGGTGGAACTTATGCATTTGATAATGATATCTCTGGAGATGCAGGACTTGCTCTTAGCGGTATAGGAACTCTTACATTAAATGGAAATGCTACATATACTGGAGAAACAACTGTAGGAAGTAATGTTCGTTTAAAAACTAAAAATTTAGTTTCTCCAAGGACATTATCTATCAGTAAAAATGCGGTAGTTGAGGTATCTGATTCAAATATAAATAATATACAAAATGAAGGAACATTTATAAATAATGGAAATTCCGTGGCAAATACAGTTGCAATGTCAGCTGATTCCCAAATGTATTCTGATATTAATGCTAATTTAAAAGTTAAAAATGCTGAAATAAATGGAACTGTTACAATTACAAACAACAATGGAGAATATTTAACAAAAAATGGTAAAAATATTGATATAATTACTGGAAATGTTACTGGAAATGCAGATATTAAAACTTCATCAGAACTTCTTGATGCAAAATCAGAAGTAAGTTCCGTTGGAGTTCAGGCGACTGTTTCAAGAAAAGATGTTATGGAATATGCAATAAGCAAAAATTCAACGGAACAGCAAGTAAACACTGCTGAACAAATTGAAACTACGTTAACACATCTTGATTCATTAGCCGAAAATGGAACAGCTTCAAAAGAAACATTGTCAAATGGGGCACAACTGCAATTATTGACTTCAGCAACACTGGATACAATGTCTGGACAAATTTACGCTTCTGCACAGGCATTGACTTTTGAGCAAAGTGAAGTTGTAAATAAAGATTTATCCAATAGAATGTCAGATTTGGCAAGAAGCTTAGAAAATGATAAGAAATTTGGTTTTTGGACAAGCGGAATATTTTCTAAAGGAAAAATTGAAAAAGATGGATTTGCAAAAGGGAAAACAAATGTAAAAGGCGGACAAGTTGGTTTTGATATGAAACTTAATGAAAATGGTATTGTAGGAATATCAGCGGATTACAGCAAGGGTAAAGTAAAATTTGATAGATATAATGGGAAATCGAAAGCTGATTCGACAGGAATTTCAGTTTACGGAAGACAAAATCTTGGAAATTCTTATATTGCGGGACGTTTAGGTTTTGGGTATGCTGATACAGATGTTGAAAGAGATATAATTGCAAATTCAAATATTTTTGAGCATTCAAAAGTAAATCATAAAGATAAGTCTATTTCAGGATATTTTGAAGGTGGATACGATATAAAAAATAAAAATAGTGATTTTGTATTTACTCCTTACGCAGCACTTGGAGCTGATAACGTGACAAGAGGCAAATTTTCGGAAGAAAATACTAAGTTTGGTATGAAAGCTGACAAAAAATCTTATAACCTGCCTTATGCGACTGTTGGAGGAAGGATTGCAAAAACATTTGGGAAAATAGATGTTACAGGATATGCGGGATACACTCACGGATTAAATAAAAAAGATTTAGAATTTGCTGCATCATATAATTTTTCGCCAGAAGCAAAATTTACAGTAAAAGGAATCAACTATTCAAGAAATAAAATTAATGCTGGAATCGGTGTAAATGCAAAAGTTAAAGAAGGAATTAATTGGTATTCAAATTATGATTTCAAACATTCAGCAGATAAATCAAAAGCTAATAATCATATGGTTACTACTGGTGTAAGATTCGAATTTTAA
- a CDS encoding S8 family serine peptidase: MKKLLIIFLGLSSIIFSAKLNYTNAKTTKYKGDIVKYASYKQQGYPIVSLLYDSLTGMSNPDYWKRDLGFDVANLKLFRAGDPAAERKMYSQHVDHVIAMFTSFDTEMGGNYVKNNLDSIALMSTILPSNTPSGIITISAYSPAGSTGFMTSGSVYFGDVVNELAGGYHQSSRLTGVTSNNNNLWIGTFGNDDSIEYQNDMGGDNVSAAAPSQESFYFPMFGEEVQKLSRSDSIRVKDFVCNGKSNPMKTLRDVRGLDGPRQSNLPGGSCSYNDGNYDTSYPFYALYARTHTVVGDGQVFAAGKARTGSSFAAPRISALARKIMMKFPGISYLQAKDILLTTASREKEELSSYDGWGIADHDKALRGPSALNAGLIEEQKFYTGMYDKVFDFSGNVYFWAEPSSDWTWSNDIYGNLPKHPSGEVILNTVVNSKDKDGDIVQTRLAFKKVKDLTFKRYIPSEKNYYADTSEFKPGLRKAGSKTLTINGNIYYDGPTEVLEGKIVFNGNVQNSTVVIYEGAEAVINSRASKVIIAGGKLRLGPNAVIGQLEVDPSLVSDLVFSLEGIPRIETLVSSQKMIDNIRRAVQGKDIVISAEKVVKDFKIPDVNVNIHKYQDLKREYFMSGYADHIKKTETYDNILPKLVRRYRPLSKAPKEMLETVPGYSNGTFRLDAYQMAENQEFTRYTNPLFVNDSFKIPHSSWEWTNFYAARRAAGLEN; the protein is encoded by the coding sequence ATGAAAAAGCTACTGATAATCTTTTTAGGTCTTTCCTCCATAATTTTTTCTGCAAAATTAAATTATACAAATGCAAAAACAACAAAATATAAAGGGGATATTGTAAAGTATGCCAGTTATAAGCAACAGGGCTATCCAATTGTAAGTCTTCTGTACGATTCCTTGACAGGGATGTCGAACCCCGACTATTGGAAGAGAGACTTGGGATTTGACGTTGCCAACCTTAAACTTTTCAGAGCAGGAGATCCTGCAGCTGAAAGAAAAATGTACTCCCAGCATGTAGATCACGTTATCGCGATGTTTACTTCATTCGACACTGAAATGGGTGGAAACTATGTCAAAAACAACCTTGATAGCATTGCTCTTATGTCAACGATACTGCCAAGCAACACTCCTTCTGGAATTATCACAATATCGGCTTATTCTCCAGCAGGTTCAACAGGATTCATGACGTCAGGCTCAGTTTATTTCGGAGACGTCGTGAATGAGCTTGCAGGGGGATACCATCAGTCATCAAGGCTTACAGGAGTCACATCGAATAATAACAACCTATGGATAGGCACTTTCGGAAATGACGATTCCATTGAATATCAGAACGACATGGGCGGAGACAACGTGTCGGCTGCGGCCCCTTCGCAGGAATCCTTCTATTTTCCTATGTTCGGAGAAGAGGTGCAGAAGCTCTCAAGATCTGATTCAATCAGGGTCAAAGACTTCGTCTGCAACGGGAAGAGCAACCCCATGAAGACATTGAGGGATGTGAGAGGGCTTGACGGACCTAGGCAAAGCAATCTTCCAGGTGGTTCTTGTTCGTACAATGATGGGAACTACGACACCAGCTACCCCTTCTATGCTCTATACGCGAGAACACATACAGTCGTGGGCGATGGGCAAGTGTTCGCTGCAGGAAAAGCTCGTACAGGCTCATCCTTTGCTGCTCCGCGTATTTCAGCCCTTGCAAGGAAGATTATGATGAAGTTTCCAGGCATTTCATACCTCCAGGCGAAAGACATCCTGCTTACAACAGCCTCAAGAGAAAAAGAGGAACTATCTTCCTATGACGGCTGGGGAATCGCTGACCATGACAAGGCTCTTAGAGGTCCTTCCGCATTGAACGCAGGGCTTATTGAGGAGCAGAAATTTTATACAGGGATGTATGACAAAGTGTTTGATTTCAGTGGCAATGTTTATTTTTGGGCAGAGCCTTCGTCTGATTGGACTTGGAGTAATGACATTTATGGAAATCTTCCCAAGCACCCAAGTGGTGAAGTTATTCTCAACACCGTCGTAAATTCAAAGGATAAGGACGGCGACATCGTTCAAACAAGGCTGGCATTCAAAAAGGTAAAAGATCTGACTTTCAAAAGATACATACCTTCTGAAAAAAACTACTACGCCGATACGTCGGAATTTAAGCCGGGGCTTAGAAAGGCGGGAAGCAAGACTCTCACAATCAACGGAAACATCTACTACGACGGACCTACCGAAGTACTTGAAGGGAAAATAGTCTTTAACGGAAACGTTCAGAACTCAACTGTCGTAATATATGAAGGGGCAGAAGCCGTAATAAACTCAAGAGCCTCAAAGGTTATCATCGCAGGCGGAAAGCTGAGACTAGGACCTAACGCAGTCATTGGCCAGCTTGAAGTGGATCCGTCGCTGGTCTCAGACCTTGTCTTTTCACTTGAAGGGATTCCAAGAATAGAGACGCTTGTGTCTTCGCAGAAGATGATTGACAACATAAGACGTGCAGTTCAAGGCAAGGATATAGTAATTTCAGCTGAAAAAGTTGTCAAGGACTTCAAGATTCCTGATGTCAATGTGAACATTCACAAGTATCAGGATCTTAAAAGAGAATACTTCATGTCAGGATATGCAGACCATATTAAGAAGACAGAGACTTACGATAATATTCTTCCCAAGCTTGTCAGAAGATACCGTCCATTGTCAAAAGCTCCAAAGGAGATGCTTGAAACAGTTCCTGGATACTCTAACGGAACTTTCAGGCTCGATGCCTACCAAATGGCGGAAAACCAGGAGTTCACAAGATACACTAACCCGCTTTTTGTCAACGATTCATTCAAGATACCGCACTCGTCATGGGAATGGACTAACTTCTACGCAGCAAGAAGAGCTGCTGGTTTAGAAAATTAG